A single Cryomorphaceae bacterium DNA region contains:
- the folB gene encoding dihydroneopterin aldolase: MGIIDVTNIKLYGYHGCMDEEAIIGTDYRIDVRVHADLERAANSDDLEHTVDYVQVNRIVKEQMAIRAKLIEVVAQRIVDELLRQLPLADSVEVSVTKMNPPIMGNVESVAVTLKGAQKS, from the coding sequence ATGGGCATCATCGACGTTACCAACATCAAGCTTTACGGCTACCACGGCTGCATGGACGAAGAAGCGATTATCGGAACGGACTACCGGATCGATGTTCGCGTACACGCTGACCTGGAAAGAGCGGCTAATTCCGACGATTTGGAGCACACCGTCGACTATGTTCAGGTCAACCGCATTGTCAAGGAGCAAATGGCTATTCGAGCCAAGCTCATTGAAGTCGTAGCTCAGCGAATTGTGGACGAGCTTTTGCGTCAGTTACCGCTAGCGGATTCCGTGGAGGTCAGCGTGACCAAGATGAATCCGCCGATTATGGGAAATGTCGAAAGCGTTGCCGTCACCCTAAAAGGCGCACAAAAAAGTTAA
- the mnmG gene encoding tRNA uridine-5-carboxymethylaminomethyl(34) synthesis enzyme MnmG: MFAKEYDVIVVGAGHAGSEAAAAAANLGSSTLLITMNLQTIGQMSCNPAMGGIAKGQIVREIDALGGYSGIISDETAIQFRMLNRSKGPAMWSPRVQSDRMRFAEKWRLMLEQTPNLDFFQDMVTGIIVEGDRVVGVRTGLGLEARAKSVVLTNGTFLNGLIHIGEKNFGGGRAGERAATGLTEDLIKLGFDHGRMKTGTPPRVDGRSLDYSKMTEQAGDEAPQKFSFTDTQPLQTQRSCWITYTSEEVHDVLKTGFDRSPMFNGRIQSIGPRYCPSIEDKIDRFADKNQHQIFVEPEGWDTVEIYVNGFSTSLPEEVQYEALRKVKGFENVKIFRPGYAIEYDYFPPTQLSHSLETKLVEGLFFAGQINGTTGYEEAASQGLMAGINAHRKVHGLSSFTLKRSDAYIGVLIDDLITKGTDEPYRMFTSRAEYRILLRQDNADLRLTPIAYDMGLASEERMERVREKRANTSELKKFLEATSVEPSEVNPILESLETAPIDQKRKLDTLLSRPQVHINDLAQVESLKSYISERGIEEEDLEQCEIQLKYHGYIERERENAEKLHRLEDISIPIDFNFSKLQAISLEAREKLNEIRPANIAQASRISGVNPADINVLLVHMGR, translated from the coding sequence ATGTTTGCTAAAGAATACGATGTTATAGTAGTAGGCGCAGGGCATGCCGGCTCAGAGGCAGCGGCAGCTGCTGCAAACCTGGGCTCCTCTACCCTACTGATCACCATGAACCTTCAGACCATTGGGCAGATGAGCTGCAACCCCGCCATGGGCGGGATCGCCAAAGGGCAAATCGTTCGTGAAATCGATGCTTTGGGAGGCTACAGCGGGATCATCTCTGATGAAACAGCCATTCAATTCCGAATGCTCAACCGCTCTAAGGGTCCAGCTATGTGGAGTCCTCGCGTTCAGAGCGACCGAATGAGATTTGCGGAAAAATGGCGCCTCATGCTGGAGCAAACGCCTAATCTTGATTTCTTTCAGGATATGGTGACCGGCATCATCGTCGAAGGAGATCGAGTGGTTGGTGTTCGCACAGGCCTAGGGCTGGAGGCTCGTGCCAAAAGTGTGGTCCTGACCAATGGGACCTTCCTCAATGGGCTCATCCACATCGGAGAAAAGAACTTTGGTGGAGGGCGCGCTGGGGAGCGTGCTGCTACAGGATTAACCGAAGATTTGATCAAATTGGGCTTTGATCATGGGCGTATGAAAACGGGGACTCCCCCACGGGTCGATGGTCGTTCTCTGGACTACTCCAAGATGACTGAACAAGCCGGTGATGAAGCTCCTCAAAAGTTCAGTTTTACGGATACCCAGCCGCTCCAAACGCAGCGGTCCTGCTGGATTACCTATACCAGCGAAGAAGTTCATGATGTATTGAAGACGGGCTTCGACCGTTCTCCTATGTTCAACGGCCGCATTCAAAGTATCGGGCCGCGTTATTGCCCTTCCATAGAAGACAAAATTGATCGATTCGCAGATAAGAATCAGCACCAAATATTTGTTGAGCCAGAAGGTTGGGATACAGTTGAAATCTATGTCAATGGTTTCAGCACCTCTCTTCCTGAAGAGGTCCAATACGAAGCCCTGCGCAAAGTAAAAGGCTTCGAGAACGTCAAGATTTTTCGTCCCGGATACGCGATTGAATACGACTACTTTCCCCCCACTCAATTGAGCCATTCCCTGGAGACCAAGTTGGTCGAAGGTCTGTTTTTTGCAGGACAAATCAATGGTACAACGGGGTATGAAGAAGCCGCAAGCCAGGGTCTGATGGCAGGTATTAATGCCCATCGAAAGGTACATGGTTTATCGTCCTTTACCCTGAAAAGATCGGATGCCTACATAGGTGTGCTTATTGATGATTTAATCACAAAGGGCACAGATGAACCGTACAGAATGTTCACTTCACGAGCGGAGTATCGGATTCTCCTCCGTCAAGACAATGCGGATCTTCGACTTACGCCAATCGCATACGACATGGGCCTTGCTTCGGAAGAACGTATGGAGCGCGTACGAGAAAAGAGGGCAAATACATCAGAATTGAAGAAGTTTTTGGAAGCTACAAGCGTAGAGCCCTCTGAGGTTAATCCAATTCTTGAGTCTCTTGAAACGGCTCCCATCGACCAGAAAAGGAAACTAGACACGCTACTGTCTCGCCCTCAAGTCCACATCAACGATTTGGCTCAGGTGGAATCGTTAAAGTCCTATATCAGTGAGCGAGGAATTGAAGAAGAAGACTTAGAACAGTGTGAGATTCAATTGAAGTACCACGGATACATAGAAAGAGAACGAGAGAATGCTGAAAAGCTTCATCGATTAGAGGATATTTCCATTCCCATCGACTTCAACTTCTCAAAACTTCAAGCGATAAGTTTGGAAGCTCGCGAAAAATTGAACGAAATTCGTCCTGCGAACATCGCTCAGGCCAGCCGAATAAGTGGTGTCAACCCCGCTGATATCAATGTGCTCTTAGTGCATATGGGGCGATAA
- a CDS encoding class I SAM-dependent methyltransferase, whose protein sequence is MKKFDSCPVTGTTLHPFITCEDYTVSHNAFSVMSNEDGGILVTNPRPELEDLGRYYESEEYISHTDSAQTLMDRVYQWVRSYSLKKKRNLVEQLTTQRTLLDIGCGTGDFLKELQNNHWSVQGMEPNDAAREKAESKLGITLSQDQSLISFEDGSMDVVTMWHVLEHVPDPVDTVAHLHRILRPGGIAVIAVPNFKSKDAEIYGPHWAAYDVPRHLFHFAQNGMKGLFEGRGFSFKKTEPMIFDAYYVSLLSEKYKSGAARPIHAFINGLRSNLAARRNNEWSSLIYIFQKPSN, encoded by the coding sequence ATGAAAAAATTTGATTCTTGTCCGGTTACCGGTACGACTTTGCACCCTTTTATTACCTGTGAGGACTACACGGTTTCCCACAATGCGTTCTCCGTAATGAGCAACGAAGACGGCGGAATTTTGGTGACCAACCCCCGGCCAGAACTTGAAGATCTAGGTCGCTACTATGAGTCTGAAGAATACATTTCGCATACAGATTCCGCCCAGACTTTAATGGATCGTGTTTATCAGTGGGTACGATCGTATTCGCTTAAAAAGAAGCGAAATCTGGTTGAGCAACTCACCACCCAGCGCACGCTTTTGGATATAGGCTGTGGAACAGGTGACTTCCTTAAGGAACTTCAAAACAATCATTGGAGCGTTCAGGGAATGGAGCCCAATGACGCCGCCAGAGAAAAAGCCGAATCAAAGCTTGGCATTACCCTCTCCCAAGACCAGTCGCTGATCTCTTTTGAAGATGGCTCAATGGACGTGGTCACCATGTGGCACGTACTCGAACATGTCCCTGATCCTGTAGACACGGTTGCCCATCTTCATCGAATCTTGCGACCTGGAGGTATTGCGGTGATTGCCGTTCCAAACTTCAAATCCAAAGACGCAGAAATTTACGGGCCTCATTGGGCTGCCTATGACGTACCTCGCCATCTTTTCCATTTTGCTCAAAATGGAATGAAAGGACTTTTCGAAGGTCGCGGCTTCTCGTTCAAAAAAACGGAGCCAATGATTTTTGACGCCTACTACGTGAGTCTACTTAGTGAAAAATACAAATCCGGAGCCGCTCGTCCGATTCATGCATTTATCAATGGCCTGCGCTCGAATCTTGCAGCGCGAAGGAACAATGAATGGAGTAGTTTGATCTACATATTCCAAAAACCCTCAAACTAG
- a CDS encoding glutamate--tRNA ligase: MENQAIRVRFAPSPTGPLHMGGVRTALYNYLFARKHGGTFILRLEDTDQTRFVPGAEDYIVESLKWCGMEIDEGISADGPNGPYRQSERKPMYRQYADQLIESGHAYYAFDTPDDLNAMRERMKAAGVPSPQYNHITREHMQNSLTLPHGEVAKRIEAGEPYVIRIKMPRNEEVKFEDIIRGWVSVNTNNLDDKVLFKSDGMPTYHLANIVDDHLMQVSHVIRGEEWLPSAPLHVLLYRYMGWDMPQFAHLPLILKPDGNGKLSKRDGDRLGFPVFPLQWNPEEGESSSGYREQGYFPEAFINMLAFLGWNPGTNEEIFSMDELIERFSLERVNKAGARFDPDKTRWFNQQYLRAFSDAELGEMLQPQAAAAGFDRSAEFCAQVASVMKERATFVHEMLSDGRYFFEEPSEYDPKALKRWKEDTPEIVKALRDLLEGIEDFTSENVDTAFQGFMEERGLGFGKVGPGFRLALTGKGMGPSLPDIAAILGKEESLKRLDTALEKLA, translated from the coding sequence ATGGAAAATCAAGCGATTCGCGTTCGTTTTGCCCCAAGCCCGACCGGACCACTCCACATGGGAGGAGTTCGAACGGCTTTGTACAACTACTTATTTGCCCGTAAACACGGCGGAACCTTTATCCTTCGATTGGAGGATACGGACCAAACACGTTTTGTGCCCGGAGCGGAGGACTACATTGTCGAAAGCCTGAAGTGGTGCGGGATGGAAATCGATGAAGGAATTTCTGCAGACGGCCCCAATGGACCCTACCGTCAATCCGAGCGAAAGCCCATGTACCGTCAGTATGCGGATCAGCTCATTGAGTCGGGTCATGCCTACTACGCCTTCGATACGCCGGATGATCTGAACGCCATGCGCGAGCGCATGAAAGCGGCAGGTGTACCGAGCCCGCAGTACAATCACATCACCAGAGAGCACATGCAAAACTCTTTGACACTTCCTCACGGCGAGGTTGCGAAGAGGATTGAAGCCGGTGAACCCTATGTGATCCGCATTAAGATGCCTCGAAATGAGGAGGTGAAGTTTGAAGACATTATCCGAGGATGGGTGAGCGTGAATACGAACAATCTCGACGACAAGGTGCTCTTCAAATCGGATGGAATGCCGACCTACCACCTAGCCAACATTGTGGACGATCACTTGATGCAGGTGAGTCATGTCATCCGCGGTGAAGAGTGGTTACCGAGCGCTCCACTACACGTCTTGTTGTACCGCTACATGGGATGGGACATGCCCCAGTTTGCGCACTTACCGCTCATATTGAAGCCAGACGGAAACGGAAAATTGAGCAAGCGAGACGGAGACCGCCTCGGATTTCCCGTGTTCCCTCTTCAGTGGAATCCGGAGGAAGGAGAATCGAGTTCAGGATACCGCGAGCAGGGGTATTTCCCAGAGGCCTTCATCAATATGCTGGCCTTCCTGGGCTGGAACCCAGGCACCAATGAAGAGATCTTCAGCATGGATGAGTTGATCGAGCGCTTTTCCCTTGAACGCGTCAACAAAGCTGGTGCACGATTTGACCCAGACAAAACACGTTGGTTCAATCAGCAGTACTTGCGCGCCTTTAGCGATGCAGAACTCGGCGAGATGCTTCAGCCACAGGCTGCGGCGGCCGGTTTTGATCGAAGCGCAGAGTTTTGCGCCCAAGTGGCCAGCGTCATGAAGGAACGTGCCACGTTCGTGCATGAAATGCTGAGCGATGGGCGTTACTTCTTCGAAGAGCCCAGTGAATACGACCCAAAAGCCTTGAAGCGCTGGAAGGAAGACACTCCTGAAATCGTCAAGGCCCTTCGTGATTTGCTCGAAGGCATTGAGGACTTTACCTCTGAGAATGTTGACACGGCTTTCCAGGGATTCATGGAAGAGCGCGGCCTAGGTTTTGGTAAAGTAGGACCTGGATTCCGATTGGCCCTGACCGGGAAAGGAATGGGACCAAGCTTACCCGATATTGCCGCCATTCTCGGTAAAGAAGAGAGCTTGAAGCGCTTGGACACGGCCCTCGAAAAACTAGCCTAA
- a CDS encoding DUF4175 domain-containing protein — MDTYDLLIKKLDAFIRKYYHNLLVRGAIYSGALIGSTFLAVVLLAYFGKWDTATRAVLFWLFVVSAALILGRFIVYPLLQLFSIGERISHDRAARIIGKHFPEVDDKLINVLQLHRESGGGSALILASIAQKSARLEPVPFTKAIDLRKNRKYLRYLIAPAAVVAVLWISGQSKVLTQGSQQVINYNKDFVPEAPFQFQVDVEDLSVLRNRDYDLEVVIVGAELPDKVYLERNGNRFRLAEVGPNTYRYTFQNVQKDVDFRLEAAGFASGSYTLKALPDPALLGFEVSLVYPAYTGRSAETLKNSGDLVVPAGTEARWNFTTRNTEDIRLFFADTSLSAERLAEDKYSYERRLLQDLRYGLTTANEFVEGADTVSYYIKVTPDAYPVLNVEEQADSANDRLLYFRGLGKDDYGFSRLTFQYRVLKEEGPLPVQVEALEVPRSSTVHSFFHSFDIGPLGLEPGDQVEYFFQLSDNDGVSGPKSVRSQTQMYQAPTLEELKAQDEATKEEVKDKLEESIDLAKDIQKDLDELQERMLDKKKLDFSDKQRLQNLLDKQKKLEQNMEEMNKENERNNREQKEYREQEERIRQKQEQLDKMFNEIMSDEMKELMEEIEKLMEELDKDELQKQIEELKLSNEDLEKELDRNLELFKQLEFEQQLQDNIDKLDELKQKQEELQEKTEDGSMSDEELKEEQEKLKEEFEEFQKDMDELEKKNEELEFKNEMPDTEDLEKEIEQEMQQSAEKLEQGEKKESSKKQKKAQEKMDEMSDSLNNMMQSMGQEQQMEDMEALRQLLDNLVRLSFEQEELLETTVELNRNDPKFVDVLREQNRLKEDSKMIEDSLFALSKRVIQIESAINKGMGEVNRNMDLALADLAERRTQQASSRQQFVMTATNDLALLLSEVLNQMQNSMASMMKGSQSCEKPNNGSPSMSEMMKQQQKLAEQMKQMKGQMEQGQKPGDKKGQGQGQKMSKGLAQMAAQQEALRQQLRKLSDEMGEDGENGQGPGGLQDAMEKMEETERDLVNRQITEETIRRQEEILTRLLEAEKAEREREYDNKRESKEALQTPERNPNAFLEYQKLKEEQAEMLKTVPPQLAPFYRNLVNEYFNGIEN; from the coding sequence ATGGACACGTACGATCTACTCATCAAAAAACTGGATGCGTTCATTCGCAAGTATTACCACAACCTTCTGGTCCGTGGAGCCATCTACAGTGGAGCCCTGATTGGGTCTACCTTTTTAGCCGTTGTCCTGCTCGCCTACTTTGGCAAATGGGATACCGCCACCAGAGCCGTTTTGTTTTGGCTTTTCGTGGTTTCAGCTGCGCTTATCTTAGGCCGCTTCATCGTTTACCCGTTGTTGCAGCTCTTCAGCATTGGTGAGCGCATCAGCCACGATCGTGCGGCGCGAATCATCGGGAAGCATTTTCCCGAAGTCGACGACAAGCTGATCAACGTTCTTCAGCTGCATCGTGAATCGGGCGGAGGTAGTGCTTTAATCTTGGCTTCCATTGCGCAGAAGAGTGCACGATTGGAGCCGGTTCCTTTCACTAAAGCCATTGATCTCCGGAAGAATCGCAAATATCTACGCTACTTGATTGCGCCTGCTGCCGTGGTGGCGGTTTTGTGGATTTCCGGACAATCGAAAGTGCTTACACAGGGCTCTCAGCAGGTAATCAACTACAACAAGGATTTTGTCCCTGAGGCGCCTTTTCAGTTTCAGGTCGACGTGGAGGACTTAAGCGTCTTGAGGAATCGAGACTACGACCTTGAAGTGGTCATCGTTGGGGCCGAGCTTCCTGACAAGGTCTATCTCGAGCGCAACGGCAATCGCTTTCGTCTGGCTGAAGTAGGTCCGAACACGTATCGGTACACCTTCCAGAATGTCCAAAAAGACGTTGATTTCCGGCTTGAAGCCGCAGGGTTTGCTTCGGGATCCTACACGCTGAAAGCCTTGCCCGATCCTGCACTCTTGGGGTTTGAGGTTTCGCTTGTCTATCCCGCCTATACAGGCCGATCAGCGGAAACCTTGAAGAATTCCGGCGACCTAGTGGTTCCTGCGGGTACAGAAGCTCGTTGGAATTTCACCACGCGGAACACCGAAGATATTCGCCTATTCTTCGCTGACACTTCTCTATCTGCAGAACGTTTGGCTGAGGACAAATACAGCTATGAGCGACGCTTATTACAAGACTTAAGGTACGGACTCACTACGGCCAATGAATTTGTAGAAGGAGCGGATACCGTAAGCTACTACATCAAAGTGACTCCGGACGCTTATCCCGTTTTGAACGTGGAGGAGCAGGCGGACAGCGCGAATGATCGTTTGTTGTACTTCAGAGGTTTGGGGAAGGACGATTATGGGTTCAGTCGTCTGACTTTTCAATACCGCGTATTGAAGGAAGAAGGCCCACTTCCTGTTCAAGTGGAAGCCCTCGAAGTTCCTCGTTCTTCTACGGTTCACAGTTTCTTCCACAGCTTTGATATCGGCCCGCTAGGGCTAGAGCCCGGGGATCAAGTAGAGTATTTCTTTCAATTGAGCGATAACGATGGGGTGAGTGGCCCTAAGTCCGTTCGTTCTCAGACCCAAATGTACCAGGCTCCAACGCTGGAAGAGCTCAAGGCGCAAGATGAGGCGACCAAGGAAGAAGTCAAGGATAAACTGGAGGAGAGCATTGATTTGGCCAAGGATATTCAGAAGGACTTGGACGAGCTTCAAGAGCGCATGCTCGACAAAAAGAAACTGGATTTTAGCGACAAACAACGCCTTCAAAACCTGCTCGACAAACAGAAAAAGTTGGAGCAGAACATGGAGGAAATGAACAAGGAAAACGAGCGCAACAATCGGGAGCAGAAGGAGTACCGAGAGCAGGAGGAACGCATTCGCCAGAAACAGGAGCAGTTGGATAAAATGTTCAACGAGATCATGTCCGACGAGATGAAAGAGCTCATGGAGGAGATCGAGAAATTGATGGAAGAGCTCGACAAAGATGAGCTACAAAAACAAATCGAAGAGTTGAAGCTGAGCAACGAGGACCTGGAAAAAGAACTCGATCGAAACCTAGAGTTGTTCAAGCAATTGGAATTTGAGCAACAGCTTCAGGACAATATCGACAAGCTCGATGAATTAAAGCAAAAGCAAGAAGAACTTCAGGAAAAGACTGAGGATGGTTCTATGTCCGATGAAGAGCTAAAGGAAGAGCAGGAAAAGCTCAAAGAGGAGTTCGAGGAATTTCAGAAAGACATGGACGAGCTGGAGAAGAAGAACGAGGAGCTCGAGTTTAAGAATGAAATGCCGGATACCGAAGATCTCGAAAAGGAGATCGAACAGGAAATGCAGCAAAGTGCTGAAAAGCTAGAGCAAGGGGAGAAAAAAGAGTCCTCGAAAAAGCAAAAGAAGGCCCAGGAGAAGATGGACGAAATGAGCGACTCTCTGAACAACATGATGCAAAGCATGGGTCAAGAGCAGCAAATGGAAGACATGGAGGCGCTTCGCCAACTCTTGGACAATTTGGTCCGCCTGAGTTTTGAGCAGGAAGAACTGTTGGAGACCACTGTGGAGCTCAACCGAAACGATCCGAAATTCGTCGATGTACTGCGAGAGCAAAACCGCTTGAAGGAAGACTCTAAAATGATTGAGGACTCTTTGTTTGCCTTGAGCAAGCGAGTAATTCAAATTGAAAGTGCGATCAATAAAGGCATGGGTGAGGTCAATCGCAATATGGACCTCGCCTTGGCAGACCTAGCTGAACGTCGTACGCAGCAGGCCTCTTCACGTCAACAATTTGTAATGACCGCCACCAATGATTTGGCCCTTCTTCTCAGCGAAGTTCTCAATCAAATGCAGAACTCCATGGCCTCTATGATGAAGGGATCACAGAGTTGCGAAAAGCCGAATAACGGGTCTCCAAGCATGTCTGAAATGATGAAGCAGCAGCAAAAGCTGGCGGAGCAGATGAAGCAGATGAAGGGGCAGATGGAACAAGGTCAAAAACCCGGAGACAAAAAGGGTCAAGGACAAGGGCAAAAGATGAGCAAGGGTCTGGCCCAAATGGCAGCTCAACAAGAGGCTCTTCGCCAACAGCTTCGAAAGCTTTCTGACGAAATGGGCGAGGACGGTGAAAATGGACAAGGGCCAGGTGGCCTTCAAGACGCCATGGAAAAAATGGAAGAAACGGAGCGCGACCTTGTCAACCGACAGATTACGGAAGAGACCATTCGCCGGCAAGAAGAAATCTTGACCCGATTACTAGAGGCGGAAAAAGCCGAACGTGAGCGTGAATATGACAATAAGCGCGAATCGAAAGAGGCGCTTCAGACACCCGAACGAAATCCAAATGCCTTCCTAGAGTATCAAAAACTTAAAGAAGAGCAGGCGGAAATGTTGAAGACGGTACCCCCTCAACTAGCTCCATTCTACCGTAATTTGGTTAACGAATACTTTAACGGGATCGAGAACTAA
- the ybeY gene encoding rRNA maturation RNase YbeY, giving the protein MAIYYQSQNDFQLSPDDEKRRGDWIVSVIEEAENHCGEITYIFCSDEQLLEINQQYLKHDTYTDIITFDYSQDDLISGDIFISTDRVRENAEAFDVSFDMELSRVMVHGVLHLLGHSDHSEEEKKAMRAEEDRHLAVFHG; this is encoded by the coding sequence ATGGCCATTTACTATCAAAGTCAGAACGATTTTCAATTGAGTCCAGACGACGAGAAAAGACGTGGGGATTGGATCGTTTCGGTCATTGAAGAGGCGGAAAATCACTGTGGGGAAATCACCTACATCTTTTGTTCCGACGAGCAGTTGTTAGAAATCAATCAACAATACCTGAAACACGACACCTACACGGACATCATCACCTTTGATTACAGTCAAGACGATTTAATCAGCGGGGACATTTTCATTTCAACAGATCGGGTGCGGGAGAACGCAGAAGCCTTCGACGTATCTTTTGATATGGAGCTTTCTCGGGTAATGGTCCATGGGGTACTTCACCTCCTGGGGCATTCTGATCACAGCGAAGAGGAAAAGAAAGCGATGCGCGCAGAGGAGGACCGACACTTGGCTGTTTTTCACGGTTGA
- a CDS encoding T9SS type A sorting domain-containing protein, with amino-acid sequence MNVRLLLILIALPGLLMAQVEQHRTPRSWGHPENWNTPKVFIDTVDVVALRADAERLDQQNGPYRIGRELPYRANTQNSGHWYRDTRGQRHWTTEIQVQGAQAVSLLFERLVLPPGGELYAYSADLKISRGAFTADNNRNDGWAIAPIRGESIILEYWAPASQATLPEIEIEGIGCYFRGFEAKSTRDYGDAGPCQVNANCSEGSNYGDVKDAIVMIITKSGPFFGFCSGTLMNTTGAGCTPYILSADHCAENTSTSDFNQWTFYFDYAAPSCPDPGSDIGLDLRSMVGCLLRSSTGVGDISSGSDFLLVELLNDVPQSYSPYYAGWSRSGASNGGVCIHHPSGDLMKVSTFAGTPVNGSWPGSTTPNRHWITNWASTANGHGTTEGGSSGSPLLSPSGKVFGVLSGGFSGCSDLNEIDFYGKFSTAWASDGSAANRRLAPWLDPDGTGFMTLAGTYPPCQAASIDESDRSWRMYPNPAAERILMELPAAAEQVTISNALGQVVWVDASLQSNYSVEVAGWAPGTYFVQVTVDGSVSTQRFIVP; translated from the coding sequence ATGAACGTACGGCTCCTCCTCATTCTAATTGCCCTTCCTGGTCTTCTAATGGCCCAGGTGGAACAGCACCGGACTCCAAGGTCATGGGGTCACCCTGAAAACTGGAATACCCCAAAAGTCTTCATTGATACGGTAGATGTCGTGGCCCTACGGGCCGATGCCGAGCGCCTCGACCAACAAAACGGCCCGTACCGAATCGGAAGAGAATTGCCTTATCGCGCGAACACCCAAAACTCGGGCCATTGGTACCGAGACACACGAGGTCAGCGCCATTGGACCACAGAAATTCAGGTGCAAGGAGCGCAGGCCGTATCCCTGCTTTTCGAACGATTAGTGCTCCCACCCGGAGGAGAGCTCTACGCTTACTCCGCAGACCTAAAAATATCGCGAGGCGCATTCACGGCGGACAACAATCGGAACGATGGATGGGCCATTGCTCCGATACGCGGAGAATCAATCATTTTGGAGTATTGGGCTCCAGCAAGCCAGGCAACTCTTCCCGAAATAGAAATTGAAGGCATCGGGTGCTATTTTCGGGGTTTTGAGGCCAAGAGCACTCGAGATTATGGAGACGCAGGTCCTTGTCAGGTTAATGCCAATTGCTCCGAAGGAAGTAATTATGGAGACGTCAAAGATGCAATCGTCATGATCATCACCAAGTCGGGCCCTTTCTTTGGGTTTTGCTCGGGGACGCTCATGAACACGACTGGAGCAGGGTGTACGCCCTATATTCTTTCAGCGGATCACTGTGCTGAAAATACATCGACCTCTGACTTCAACCAGTGGACGTTTTACTTCGATTACGCAGCCCCATCATGCCCAGATCCGGGAAGCGACATTGGTTTGGACCTCAGAAGTATGGTGGGTTGCTTACTGCGGTCGAGTACAGGCGTCGGGGACATTTCCAGCGGGAGTGACTTTCTGCTCGTAGAATTACTGAACGATGTTCCCCAATCATATTCTCCCTATTATGCAGGGTGGTCGCGATCGGGAGCATCGAATGGCGGAGTTTGTATTCATCATCCTTCGGGAGATTTAATGAAGGTCAGCACCTTCGCCGGTACCCCTGTCAACGGCTCTTGGCCTGGGTCCACAACCCCCAATAGACATTGGATCACGAATTGGGCGTCAACGGCCAACGGACATGGGACCACGGAGGGTGGTTCCTCTGGATCCCCACTCTTGTCTCCGAGCGGTAAGGTATTCGGTGTGCTTTCTGGCGGATTCTCTGGTTGCAGCGACCTCAATGAAATCGACTTCTACGGTAAGTTCTCTACGGCTTGGGCCAGTGATGGTTCGGCCGCCAATCGGCGCTTAGCTCCTTGGCTGGACCCGGACGGAACGGGCTTTATGACTTTGGCCGGGACCTATCCTCCCTGTCAGGCGGCATCGATTGATGAAAGCGATCGCAGCTGGCGAATGTACCCCAATCCGGCAGCGGAGAGAATCCTAATGGAACTTCCCGCGGCGGCGGAACAAGTGACCATTAGCAATGCCCTTGGGCAGGTGGTTTGGGTGGACGCCTCACTTCAATCGAACTATTCGGTTGAGGTAGCGGGATGGGCACCCGGAACATATTTTGTTCAAGTGACTGTGGATGGATCGGTGAGCACGCAGAGGTTTATCGTGCCGTAG